In Brienomyrus brachyistius isolate T26 chromosome 19, BBRACH_0.4, whole genome shotgun sequence, one DNA window encodes the following:
- the LOC125714397 gene encoding histone H2B 1/2, protein MPEPAKSAPKKGSKKAVTKTAGKGGKKRKRTRKESYAIYVYKVLKQVHPDTGISSKAMGIMNSFVNDIFERIAGEASRLAHYNKRSTITSREIQTAVRLLLPGELAKHAVSEGTKAVTKYTSSK, encoded by the coding sequence ATGCCTGAGCCAGCGAAGTCTGCGCCCAAAAAGGGCTCGAAGAAGGCAGTGACGAAGACTGCcggaaaggggggaaaaaagcgCAAGAGGACCAGGAAGGAGAGCTACGCCATTTACGTGTACAAAGTCCTGAAGCAGGTTCATCCGGACACAGGTATTTCTTCCAAGGCTATGGGTATCATGAATTCCTTCGTCAATGATATCTTCGAGCGCATTGCCGGTGAGGCGTCCCGTCTGGCTCACTACAACAAGCGCTCCACCATCACTTCCAGGGAGATCCAGACAGCCGTGCGCCTTCTGCTTCCTGGCGAGTTGGCCAAGCACGCTGTGTCTGAGGGAACCAAGGCTGTCACCAAGTACACCAGCTCCAAGTAA
- the LOC125714380 gene encoding histone H2A-like yields MSGRGKTGGKARAKAKTRSSRAGLQFPVGRVHRLLRKGNYAQRVGAGAPVYLAAVLEYLTAEILELAGNAARDNKKTRIIPRHLQLAVRNDEELNKLLGGVTIAQGGVLPNIQAVLLPKKTEKPAKTK; encoded by the coding sequence ATGAGCGGCAGGGGCAAAACCGGCGGCAAAGCTCGCGCTAAGGCCAAGACTCGTTCTTCCAGGGCTGGCTTACAGTTCCCTGTCGGCCGTGTCCACAGGCTGCTCCGTAAAGGTAACTATGCTCAGCGAGTTGGTGCTGGAGCTCCAGTCTATTTGGCTGCTGTGCTCGAGTATCTCACTGCTGAAATCCTGGAGTTGGCTGGTAACGCTGCCCGCGACAACAAGAAGACGCGCATCATTCCTCGCCACCTGCAGCTTGCCGTTCGTAACGACGAAGAGTTGAACAAACTGCTGGGCGGTGTGACTATCGCTCAGGGCGGCGTGCTGCCCAACATCCAGGCTGTGCTGCTGCCCAAGAAGACTGAGAAGCCGGCTAAGACCAAGTAA
- the LOC125714391 gene encoding histone H2B 1/2: MPEPAKSAPKKGSKKAVTKTAGKGGKKRKRTRKESYAIYVYKVLKQVHPDTGISSKAMGIMNSFVNDIFERIAGEASRLAHYNKRSTITSREIQTAVRLLLPGELAKHAVSEGTKAVTKYTSSK, translated from the coding sequence ATGCCTGAGCCAGCGAAGTCTGCGCCCAAGAAGGGCTCGAAGAAGGCAGTGACGAAGACTGCCGGAAAGGGTGGAAAGAAGCGCAAGAGGACCAGGAAGGAGAGCTACGCCATTTACGTGTACAAGGTTCTGAAGCAGGTTCATCCGGACACGGGTATTTCTTCCAAGGCCATGGGTATCATGAATTCTTTCGTCAATGATATCTTCGAGCGCATTGCCGGTGAGGCGTCCCGTCTGGCTCACTACAACAAGCGCTCCACCATCACTTCCAGGGAGATCCAGACAGCCGTGCGCCTTCTGCTTCCTGGCGAGTTGGCCAAGCACGCTGTGTCTGAGGGAACCAAGGCTGTCACCAAGTACACCAGCTCCAAGTAA
- the LOC125714364 gene encoding N-alpha-acetyltransferase 30-like — MAEVPSGPSSALPASPAEMLPFAGSGFVGCVESEDRGCGRADTSAAVTRQSQTCDGKGANKANRNHLFSLSAAMHFHTHTQPQQLNGLIGSTEDDPLVIHQNDVHSNPNTHHPAHRTPECAGEPSMPGEGREGNVENNNFCDRNSTGQEYNSCSKSTSSHSNNNIKNMPTISRTDGRPNQLVVGDGVVRTDNLTSIDRKITEDGEEAEVRRADVESDTGNTPVLDMERLSLNSLPDRGGQGDDDIRYVRYESELQMPDIMRLITKDLSEPYSIYTYRYFIHNWPQLCFLAMVHSECVGAIVCKLDMHKKMFRRGYIAMLAVDSKFRRKSIGTNLVKNAIYAMVDGDCDEVVLETEITNKSALKLYENLGFVRDKRLFRYYLNGVDALRLKLWLR, encoded by the exons ATGGCTGAAGTGCCGTCTGGGCCTAGTAGCGCATTGCCTGCATCCCCGGCTGAAATGCTACCTTTCGCTGGGAGTGGATTTGTAGGGTGCGTGGAATCGGAGGATCGGGGGTGCGGGCGAGCAGATACTTCAGCTGCAGTGACAAGACAATCGCAAACGTGTGATGGGAAAGGAGCGAATAAAGCGAACCGGAATCATCTGTTTTCCCTTTCGGCAGCCATGCACTTCCACACACATACGCAACCGCAGCAGCTGAACGGCTTAATCGGCAGCACAGAGGACGACCCCCTCGTCATCCACCAGAACGACGTCCACAGTAACCCTAATACTCATCATCCGGCTCACAGAACGCCAGAGTGCGCAGGAGAGCCCTCGATGCCCGGCGAGGGTAGGGAAGGCAATGTAGAGAACAACAATTTTTGCGACAGAAATAGTACCGGTCAAGAGTACAACTCGTGTTCAAAAAGCACTTCCTCCCATTCAAACAACAACATAAAGAATATGCCGACTATTTCTAGGACTGATGGCCGCCCAAACCAGCTCGTTGTTGGAGACGGGGTGGTTAGGACTGATAACCTTACGTCTATAGACAGAAAGATAACAGAGGATGGGGAGGAAGCCGAAGTACGACGGGCCGACGTGGAGTCGGATACGGGGAACACGCCTGTGTTGGACATGGAGAGACTAAGCCTAAATTCTCTGCCCGATCGAGGAGGGCAGGGCGACGACGACATCCGATACGTACGATACGAGTCGGAGTTGCAGATGCCAGACATAATGAGGCTAATCACCAAGGACTTGTCCGAGCCCTATTCCATTTACACATACAGGTACTTCATACACAACTGGCCGCAGCTCTGCTTTCTG GCTATGGTGCATAGCGAATGTGTGGGCGCCATTGTGTGCAAACTGGACATGCACAAGAAGATGTTCCGTCGGGGCTACATCGCAATGCTCGCTGTGGACTCCAAGTTTCGCAGGAAAAGCATTG GTACTAATTTGGTGAAGAACGCGATCTATGCCATGGTCGACGGCGACTGCGATGAG GTAGTGCTGGAAACGGAGATCACCAACAAGTCAGCGCTGAAACTCTACGAGAATCTGGGCTTTGTGAGGGACAAGCGCCTCTTCCGCTATTATTTAAACGGGGTGGATGCACTACGACTGAAACTGTGGCTGCGCTGA
- the LOC125714369 gene encoding histone H1-like: MAEVAPAPAAAPAKASKKKAAPKPKKSGPSVGELIVKAVSASKERNGLSLAALKKSLAAGGYDVEKNNSRVKLAIKALVTKGTLLQTKGTGAAGSFKLNKKQSETVKKPVKKAAPKAKKPAAKKPAAAKKPKKAAASAAKKPAVAKKSPKKAKKPAVAKKATKSPKKAKKPAAAKKATKSPKKAKAAKPKVAKPKATKAKRAAPKKK; the protein is encoded by the coding sequence ATGGCAGAAGTCGCTCCAGCTCCAGCCGCCGCTCCGGCTAAGGCATCCAAGAAGAAAGCGGCACCTAAGCCGAAGAAATCAGGTCCCAGTGTCGGGGAGTTGATTGTGAAGGCTGTGTCCGCCTCCAAAGAAAGGAACGGCCTGTCTCTTGCCGCTCTGAAGAAGTCTCTGGCAGCCGGCGGCTACGACGTGGAGAAGAACAACTCCCGCGTAAAGCTAGCGATTAAGGCTCTGGTGACTAAAGGGACTCTGCTTCAGACCAAGGGAACCGGCGCCGCTGGCTCCTTCAAGCTGAACAAGAAGCAGAGCGAAACCGTCAAGAAGCCCGTGAAGAAAGCCGCTCCTAAAGCCAAGAAGCCAGCAGCAAAGAAACCCGCGGCGGCGAAGAAGCCCAAGAAGGCGGCGGCCTCAGCAGCCAAGAAGCCGGCAGTCGCCAAAAAGTCTCCCAAGAAGGCAAAGAAGCCGGCGGTAGCCAAGAAAGCGACCAAGAGTCCCAAGAAGGCGAAAAAGCCGGCGGCAGCAAAGAAGGCCACCAAGAGCCCGAAGAAAGCAAAGGCAGCCAAGCCTAAAGTCGCCAAACCCAAGGCTACCAAAGCCAAAAGAGCCGCTCCCAAGAAGAAGTGA
- the LOC125714386 gene encoding histone H2A-like: protein MSGRGKTGGKVRAKAKTRSSRAGLQFPVGRVHRLLRKGNYAERVGAGAPVYLAAVLEYLTAEILELAGNAARDNKKTRIIPRHLQLAVRNDEELNKLLGGVTIAQGGVLPNIQAVLLPKKTEKPAKTK, encoded by the coding sequence ATGAGTGGTAGGGGCAAAACCGGCGGCAAAGTTCGGGCTAAGGCCAAGACTCGGTCTTCCAGGGCTGGCTTGCAGTTTCCTGTTGGCCGTGTTCACAGGCTGCTCCGTAAAGGGAACTATGCTGAGCGAGTTGGTGCTGGAGCTCCAGTCTATTTGGCTGCTGTGCTCGAGTATCTTACTGCTGAAATCCTGGAGTTGGCTGGTAACGCTGCCCGCGACAACAAGAAGACGCGCATCATTCCTCGTCATCTGCAGCTTGCCGTTCGTAACGACGAAGAGCTGAACAAACTGCTGGGCGGTGTGACTATCGCTCAGGGCGGCGTGCTGCCCAACATCCAGGCTGTACTGCTGCCCAAGAAGACCGAGAAGCCGGCTAAGACCAAATAA
- the arf6a gene encoding ADP-ribosylation factor 6a, with protein MGKMLSKIFGNKEMRILMLGLDAAGKTTILYKLKLGQSVTTIPTVGFNVETVTYKNVKFNVWDVGGQDKIRPLWRHYYTGTQGLIFVVDCADRDRIDEARQELHRIINDREMRDAIILIFANKQDLPDAMKPHEIQEKLGLTRIRDRNWYVQPSCATTGDGLYEGLTWLTSNYKS; from the coding sequence ATGGGGAAAATGCTTTCCAAGATATTTGGCAATAAGGAGATGAGGATATTAATGCTGGGACTGGATGCAGCAGGAAAGACTACTATCCTTTACAAACTGAAGCTGGGTCAGTCCGTCACAACTATTCCCACTGTCGGCTTCAATGTGGAGACCGTCACCTACAAGAACGTGAAGTTCAACGTGTGGGATGTCGGCGGCCAGGACAAGATCCGGCCCCTGTGGCGGCACTACTACACGGGGACGCAGGGGCTGATCTTCGTGGTGGATTGCGCCGATAGAGATCGGATAGACGAGGCCAGACAGGAGCTGCACCGCATCATTAATGACCGGGAGATGAGGGACGCCATCATCTTGATTTTTGCCAATAAGCAAGACCTGCCCGATGCCATGAAGCCGCACGAGATACAAGAGAAACTGGGTTTAACCCGCATCAGAGATAGGAATTGGTACGTGCAGCCCTCCTGTGCGACTACGGGTGACGGACTGTACGAGGGGCTAACTTGGCTAACATCGAATTATAAATCTTAA